GTGGCAACAACGCTTGTGTGATATTAGGAGCCGGCTGATGGCGTATTCCGCTGAACATTACCTACCGCATCAATCACCAATGGTGATGCTGGATGACGTCCATAGCGTAGGGGAGGACGGGGCTGAATGCAGCGTCACGCTGAGTAAGGATGGGGTGCTTGCGCCTTTCCTCGATGCTCAGGGCTGCCTCCCCAACTGGTTTGCTATCGAATTAATGGCACAAACTATCGGCGTGTGGCGTGGCTGGCATGGCTTGGCACAAGCGATACCCCCCACGATAGGGATGCTACTTGGTGGGCGAGCTATCAGTTGTGAATTACCGGTATTTCCAGCGGGTAGCAAGCTTCAGGTTTGCGTCCAGTTAATCCTGCAAGATGAAAAAATTGGCAGTTTCGAGTGCTGTATCAACATGGCAGGAAAGCAGGTTGCTCGTGGTCGGTTAAATACTTATCAACCAGATGCCGAAGAAATAAAAAAACTTACATTGGGGAAAGGCGCATGAAGCGTTCTATTTTAGTCACCGGGGCCAGCAAAGGGATAGGGCGAGCTATCGCACGCCGTCTGGCTGCGGATGGTTTTTTAGTGGTTGTGCATTATCACCAAGATCTTGCTGGCGGTGAAGCGACACTGGCTCAGATTATTGAGGCGGGTGGTGAAGGGCGCTTGATTTGTTTTGATATCAGCGACAGGCCGCAGTGTAAAGAGGTACTCGAGCAGGATATCGCCACTCATGGTGCCTACTACGGCGTGGTGAATAATGCCGGTATCACACGTGATGGCGCATTCCCAGCATTGACGCAAGAGGATTGGGATGGCGTCATTCATACTAATCTGGACAGTTTCTATAATGTGTTGCACCCCTGCGTAATGCCGATGATTGGTTTACGTAACGGCGGGCGCATTATCGCACTTTCTTCGGTCTCTGGTGTGGTGGGAAATCGTGGTCAGGTGAATTACAGTGCGGCTAAAGCAGGGGTTATCGGGGCTTGTAAGGCTCTGGCGCTGGAGTTGGCTAAACGCAAGATTACCGTGAATTGTATTGCACCTGGGTTGATTGATACTGGCATGATCAATATGGAGCCTATCGCGCTGCAAGAAGCCATGCGGATGATCCCACTTAAACGAATGGGAGAGGCCGAAGAGGTGGCTGGGTTAGCCAGTTACCTGATGTCAGATATTGCCGGTTATGTCACGCGTCAGGTGATCTCAATTAATGGAGGAATGGTATGAGCAGCAGGATGGTTGCCACCAATAGAGTTGTGATTACCGGAATGAGTGGAGTCACCGCCTTTGGCAATAACTGGGTGGATATTTCAGCACGTATTTATGCCGGTCAAAATGCGGTGCAATATATGCCGCAGTGGGAAGAGTATCAGGGGCTGAATACCCATTTAGGTGCGCCGATTGATGATTTTGTGGTGCCTGCACATTACACCCGTAAACGAATTCGCTCGATGGGGCGGGTATCCTTGTTGGCCACCAGAGCCACTGAGCTGGCGCTAGAGCAAGCGGGTCTGATGGGGGAAGATGTACTTACCAATGGGGATACTGGGATTGCCTATGGCTCTTCTACCGGTAGCACTAAGCCGGTGAGTGAATTTGCCACGATGTTAACCGAAAAACACACCAACAATATTACCGGCACGACCTATGTGCAAATGATGCCGCATACGGCAGCGGTGAATACCGGGTTATTTTTTGGTTTACGCGGGCGGGTTATTCCTACCTCAAGTGCTTGTACGTCAGGTAGTCAGGCAATTGGCTATGCCTATGAAGCAATCCGTCATGGCTACCAGAAAGTGATGGTTGCTGGTGGTGCAGAGGAACTGTGCCCTTCCGAGGCGGCAGTGTTTGATACCTTGTTTGCCACCAGCCAGCTAAATGATTCACCAAAATTATCGCCAAGGCCATTTGATCGCCAACGCGATGGTTTGGTCATTGGTGAAGGGGCGGGTACGTTGATTTTGGAAGAACTCGATCACGCCAAAGCACGTGGTGCCACTATTTATGGTGAAATCATCGGTTTTTATACTAATTGCGATGCCAGCCATATTACTCAACCGCAAAAAGAGACCATGCAAATCTGCATTGAAAAGGCGTTACTAAGCGCGGGCCTGGCTGCCGCTGATATTGGCTATATCAGTGCTCATGGTACCGCAACTGAACGCGGGGATATTGCCGAGAGTCAGGCTACCGCGGCTGTTTTTGGTAACCGGACCCCAATTTCCTCTTTGAAAAGTTATTTTGGTCATACCTTAGGGGCTTGCGGTGCTCTTGAAGCCTGGATGAGTCTGGAGATGATGCGGGCCGGGCGTTTCGCACCAACCATTAATCTTACTGACCCTGATCCCGCCTGTGGTGACCTGGATTACCTGATGGGCGAGGGGCGTTATATTGATACCGAATTCTTCCAAACAAATAACTTTGCGTTTGGCGGTATTAACACCTCATTGGTGATCCGCCGCTGGCCGTAACCGCCATTGGTTTCCTTATTGACCAACGCTGCTAATCTGGCCCGTAACATGTTAGCGCAGGAATTACGCTTGAGTGCTGACGATATGGCACTCAAGCGTCGCTGGATCGCGGTGAGCGATGAGCCAGCCCTGAAGGCTCGGCACCAGGATGGGATTAAGCGTGGTTTAATCCTTCATCTGAGCCATCTACCTCTGTGACTGGCTTCAAAAAGTAGGGGATTATTTGGCAGGGAACATTTGTGTCAGGCGTTCATTGATAAAATCAATAAAACAACGCAGCCGGTTACTGACAGCCTGATCACTGTAATACACCGCATTAATAGGCATAACAACGGGCAGAGTATGTTCCACCAGTAGCGGCACTAAGTCCCCACGTTGTAGATCGCGCCTGATCATGAAATCGGATAAGCAAGCAATGCCATTCCCCTCAAGGCAAAGGCGGCGTTGCGTCTCCCCATTATTTGACGTTAAATCTGAATTTATTTCATAAAGTTGCCCATCTGCACCTGCGAGCGGCCAACGATTTAACACTGGTAAATCATTGAACCCCAGACATAAATGATGCTGTAAATCCGCCACCGTTTGCGGTGTGCCATGCTGCTCCAGGTAGGCCGGTGAGGCCAGAATATGGCGGTAACTGGTCATCAGCTTTCTGGCACGTAAGGTGGAGTCCTGTAACGTGCCCACCCTGATGGCAATATCAACTTTTCGCTCAATCAGGTTAATAAAGGTCTCCGACGAAACCAGTGATAATGTCACCAATGGATAACGCTGACGAAACTCCGCCATCAGCGGAGCCAGAATGTGCAACACCACTGGAGTCGAAGCATCAATACGCAGCAATCCTTTGGGATTTAACTGATTATCGAGTATCTCGTTTTCCGCCGTGGCCATTTCACGCAGAATATTTTGCACTCGCCGAAAATAGTGTTCGCCTTCTTGCGTCAGGCTGATTTGCCGGGTTGTACGATTTAGCAGCGTCACCCCCAGCTTGCCTTCGAGTTTTTTTACTGTGCGGCTGACCACTGAATTAGCTTGATCCAGTTGCTCTGCCGCACGGCTAAAACTGCCACATTCCACCACGGTAACAAAAGTAATCAGTTCATCTGAATGCGCTTTCATTGTTGCTACTCCAGCAAAAATATTTTGATATTTTGAGCATTTTTGTTATTTAACCATAGGGACATAATAGCCGCTATCAAATTGACCCCTATTTCTGGAGTAATTATGCCGCTTGCATTATTGGCACTGACCATCAGTGCATTCGCTATTGGTACCACTGAATTTGTGATTGTCGGGCTGGTTCCGACCATCGCAGAACAACTGGGGGTTTCTGTGCCGTCCGCTGGTTTATTAGTTTCAATCTATGCATTGGGCGTTGCTATTGGTGCTCCAGTGCTAACCGCATTAACCGGGCGTATACCGCGTAAAATGTTATTGATTGGTTTGATGGTCTTGTTCACCCTAGGTAACTTATTAGCCTGGCAATCCCCCGGTTATGAGACTTTGGTTATTGCTCGTTTACTCACCGGTCTGGCTCACGGCGTTTTCTTCTCGATTGGTTCGACGATTGCTACCAGTTTGGTGCCAAAGGAGAAAGCCGCGTCGGCGATTGCTATCATGTTTGGCGGTTTAACGGTGGCACTGGTCACCGGGGTTCCGCTCGGGACATTTATTGGCCAGCATTTTGGCTGGAGGGAGACTTTCCTTGCGGTGTCACTGATTGGGGTTATTGCCATTATTGCCAGTGCCATTTTGGTTCCCAGTAATATTCCCAATAAGGCTTCAGCCAGTATAAAGCAGCAGTTACAGGTGCTCACCCACCCACGTTTACTGCTGATTTATGCCATTACCGCCTTGGGATACGGTGGTTTCTTCACCATGTTTACTTTCCTTGCGCCGGTGATGCAAGAGCTGGCTGGATTCTCACCTGCTGCAGTGAGTTGGATCTTACTGGCATATGGTGTATCGGTCGCGATGGGCAATATCTGGGGCGGTAAACTCGCAGATCGCCATGGTGCGGTACCTGCTTTGAGCTTTATTTTTACCGTACTTGCTGTCTTACTGTTTGTTTTCCAATTCAGCTCCAGTCACAGTATTGCGGCATTAATTACGTTGCTGGTCATGGGGGTTTTTGCCTTTGGTAACGTCCCCGGTTTACAGGCTTATGTGGTGCAGAAAGCGGAAGAATATACGCCACATGCCGTTGACGTTGCTTCTGGCCTGAATATCGCGGCGTTTAATGTAGGGATTGCGTTAGGATCGATTATCGGCGGGCAGACCGTTATCCGGGTTGGGGTGGCTCAGACCCCTTGGATCGGTGGCGTGATTGTTATTGGCGCACTATTACTGGTGACACTGAGTGGCAAACTGGACAAGAAGCACCAACGGCACGTTGCTGTCAGCTAAATTCTGGCAAGATAACTCAACAGTATCCATTGAAGCCTACGACTGTAGGCTTTTTTGTTAATAGAAGGCTTATTAGTGCATTATGAATCACATAGATTGAATCTCTCCTTGTATACCCCAATATCAGCATAATCCCGTAACTAAAAGAAATTACTGACGGGAGCATCTGAGCGTATAATCAGTGAACTACCGGCTGTTGTTACCTCTCGAGCCAGAGTGATTTCGAATAAGGAATAGGCCATCAAAGTGCCGAAACGAACATACGCAATGCGATATGTTGCAGGTCAACCGGTTGAACAGATTTTCCCAGGTTCTGCTAAGCAACTGGGGCTAGGGTTACCGCCAGGCGCGCCATTGCCAACTTCTGAATTTCTGCGTGTGATGGTGTGGAATATCTTTAAGCAACAGCGGGCGGAATGGCTCTCAGTGCTCAAAGAGTTCGGGCGCGATGCTCAACTGATGCTACTGCAAGAAGCACAAACTACACCTGAGCTGGTGCGGTTTGCTACGTCTCACTATCAGGCCGCCGATCAGGTGCCTGCCTTTGCGCTGCCTCAGCACCCTTCAGGAGTGATGACGCTTGCAGCCACCCATCCGGTCTACTGTTGCCCCCTGCGTGAGAGAGAGCCGTTACTGCGTTTGTCTAAATCGGCATTAATTACTGTTTACTCAATCCATGACGGCCGTTTATTGATGGTGGTAAACATTCACGCAGTGAATTTCAGCCTTGGTGTTGATGTTTACAGTAAACAACTTGAGCCAATTGGGGAACAAATCGCGATGCATCGCGGCCCGGTGATTCTGGCGGGGGACTTCAATGCGTGGAGCCGGCAGCGAGTTAATGCCTTACAGCGCTTTGCCCAAACTGTGGGGTTAGCTGAAGTTGAATTCCGGGCCGATAACCGTAGCCGTGCGTTTGGCCGACCGCTTGATTTTGTTTTTTATCGTGGTCTTACTCTTGCTGATGCGTCGGTATTAGTGACCCGAGCCTCTGATCACAATCCACTTCTGGTTGAATTCCAGCCATAAAAAAAGCACCCCGAAGGGTGCTTTTTAACAGCTTTAATCGCGATTCTGACTCTACGTATCCGGGGTTGATTTGCCGTTAACGAACAACGTCAATTTCAAGCCTGGTTGTAAACTATTAGCCTTGCTGACTACCGAATTCCATCGCATCACATCGTCGGTGTTTACACCGTGACGCTTGGCAATACTGGCAAAAGAATCACCTTTACGAACCTGATAGGTGATGCTGTTGCTGGTCTTTGTATTGCTTGCCAGTTGCAGGGTTTGCCCAACTTTTAAGGTGCTCTTGGCACGTAAGTTGTTCCAACTCTGCAAATCGCTGGTCTTGATATTCAACCGCTTGGCAATCGTAGATAAAGTATCGCCGGAGCTAACTTTATACTGCGAACCTGATGCTGATTTTGAGCTGTTCTGTGCCAACTTGGTTGGTTGAACGGCGGCAATATCAGTATCTGCCAATGAATCTTTAAGCTGCTCAGCATGGGCTTTCGGCAACATAATATAACGAGGACCATGTCCATCAGGTGCCGTTACATTGCGCTTATACCCAGAATTAAAGGATTTCAACTTAGTAAGTGACATCCCCGCCATCTCAGCCGCCTGAGTTAGCTGTATCTGCTGACCTACATCAACACGTGCTAATGCACGGTCTTTGTCGGGTTCTGGCAAGTTTATACCGTACTTTTTGCTGTTCTTGATTAAATCACCCAAGGCCAGCATTTTAGGAACATAAATTGACGTTTCACGTGGAAGCGACAATGCCCAAAAATTAGTCGGTTTACCCTTTGCCTTATTCGCTTTCACCGCTTGCATGACTCTGCCTTCACCACTGTTATAAGCCGCGACTGTTAACAACCAGTCACCGTCAAACATGTCGTTCAGGCGCTCCATCATATCAAGCGCTGCTTTGGTAGAAGCAACCACATCTCTGCGGCCGTCATACCATTGGTTTTGTTTCAAGCCATAGTTTCGACCTGTACTCGGCACTATCTGCCATAGCCCTGCGGCATTGGCGGATGATGTCGCGTGTGGGTCAAAAGCGCTCTCCACTATGGGTAGCAGTACCAGTTCCATCGGCATCTTACGTTTCTTAATTTGCTCGACTATCAGGTACATGTACGGCTCTGCCCGTAATGTTACATCGTGGAGATAGCTCTTATTTTTTAAGTATTTTTGTTTTTGTTCACGGATCCGGGAATTTTCCGGAACCTTCATCTTCAGCTCGTCGCTAATGAAGTTCCACAAATCTTGCTGCGCGAGGCCACTTTCACTATCAAGCCATCGCGCGTTGCCCTCTCGGGCGCTATTTGTGTACTCTCCTGCTTCACTCTCTTGACCTGCTGAAGACAAACTCTGTGCATGCTGTACGGGAACCTGTACGTCCTGCCTGGACGTCTGGCACCCAACAAGCAAGACTGAGGCGAGAAATATCGCTTTGGTCTTCATGTGTGTGTCAATGTCAGTTGCTTAAAAGACGACCAATCATACTTTGCTTCGACAAAAAACACAACTAAAAGCTCAGAAGCGGTCTTTCTGGGCGCGTAATTCAGAAAAAACTGAAGCAAGTGAGCTTGGTGGCGAGATAACGCCTATTTTCCTTTGTAAATCAATGTCATTGCAACGTAAAAAAACATTAATTTTGCGTTCAAATTGCAATTTTACCGGCAAGCTAGGTAGGTTTTTTGCCCGTAATTGCATGATTTGTTGTTGATATCTAGCAATATCTTCATCTGCGGGCAAAATGAAACGGGCAAACTTAAGATTTGCGAGAGTGTATTCATGCGCGCTGCAAATTAAGGTTTCATCGGGAAGTAGCGCGAGCCGTTGAATTGACGCATACATTTGCTCAGGTGTACCTTCAAACAGTCTGCCGCAGCCAGCGGAAAAAAGCGTGTCGCCGCAGAAAAGATAAGGTTCGCTGTAGTATGCAATGTGGCCAAGGGTGTGGCCGGGGACGGCAATAATGGTGTAGTTTTGGCCGCCAATTGTCAGGTGATCACCCCCATTTACGATAACTGTCGCACCTTTATTCGCTGTTTCTTGCGGGCCATAGACGGGAATATCGGGGAAATGGCGGCGTAACTCCGCCACACCACCGACGTGATCGTTGTGGTGATGGGTAAGCAAGATAGCCTGAGGGATATATTGGCCTTGGGCCACTGCTGCCAGTACCGGAGCGGATTCCCCCGGATCAACGATAACGCAGTGTTTTTGTGGGTTTGCCAATAGCCAAATGTAATTGTCTTGAAACGCCGGAATACTGATAAGATTCATTGGATACCTCTTTTGTTGGCAACCGCTTGAGCTTGAAAGAAGATAATATACCCGTCATCTTTCAAATCGCAGGTGTATTGGCTACTCTCGTTCATCCGCATCACTTACGAGTGTCAGCTCATCGGGATTAATGAGCCTCTTTGAGGTTCACTTGCTTGCCGCCTTCCTGCACTTTGAAATCTATTGGGTAGAAACATGAAACCAGCGCAAACACACCAACAGATCGATGCACCCACATCCTGGGCTGAGTTACCTTGGGGGGAGTATTATCGCGCAGCGCTCGAACAGCAATTACAACCTTGGTGGCCGAAGTTCTTTGGTTTTCATTTGTTGAAAATAGGCCAGTTAAGTGCGGAAATCGCCAGCGATAAATGTGCTATCTCCCATCAGGTTAATGTGGGGGAACAAGGTACTAATATGCAGGTGCTGGCCAGCCCATACCAGTTACCTTTTGCCGAAAAATCAGTAGATGCCTGTCTGTTATCCCACTCTTTAGCCTATGCCACTGACCCACATCGTATTTTGCGTGAGGTAGATAGGGTGCTTATCGATGACGGCTGGTTGGTTATCAGTAACTTCAATCCGATAAGTATATTGGGTGCTGGCAAGCTGGTACCACTATTACGCCAGCGCCAGCCCTACGTTAGCCGAATGTTTACTCAGATGCGCTTGCTGGATTGGCTGAGCCTACTGAACTATGAAGTTATGCATATGTCGTGCTTTCACGTTTTACCCTGGCATAAAGAAGGTGGGCGCTTTATCAGCACCCATCTACATGCATTGGGGTGTGTCAGCCTGATTGTGGCCCGTAAGCGCACTATACCTTTGACATTCAATCCGATGAAGTTTGGTGCACGTAAGCCTTGGTTCAGCCGTGCGGTTGGCGCAACCAAAAGTTATCGCGACCAACCTTGATTCGGTGTATGAAAGCCACTAATGCCGTGGCAACGTCAGGTAAGAAGAGTTAGTTGGGGATATAGCCAATATCGTCTTGTGTCGGTGAATTGGCCGCAAGGCGTGCCAGTTCATCGCAGCGTTCATTTTCAGGATGGCCAGCATGGCCTTTGACCCATTCCCATTGTACGGTATGGCCTTGGATTGCCAGATCCAGCCGTTGCCATAAATCGACATTACGTACCGGTTTGCGATCCGTGGTTTTCCAACCGCGCTTTTTCCAGTTGTGGATCCACTGTGTGATACCTTGACGCACATATTGGCTGTCAGTGCTCAGTGTCACCTGGCAAGGTGAGGTCAACGCTTCCAAGGCGACGATAGCAGCCATCAGTTCCATGCGGTTATTGGTTGTCAAACGGTAGCCAGCACTAAAGGTTTTTTCATGTTGTTTGTAACGCATAATTGCGCCATAACCACCGGGGCCAGGATTGCCAAGGCAAGATCCGTCGGTGAAAATTTCTACCTGTTTAGTCATCTCTGG
The sequence above is drawn from the Yersinia intermedia genome and encodes:
- a CDS encoding hotdog family protein, with protein sequence MAYSAEHYLPHQSPMVMLDDVHSVGEDGAECSVTLSKDGVLAPFLDAQGCLPNWFAIELMAQTIGVWRGWHGLAQAIPPTIGMLLGGRAISCELPVFPAGSKLQVCVQLILQDEKIGSFECCINMAGKQVARGRLNTYQPDAEEIKKLTLGKGA
- a CDS encoding 3-ketoacyl-ACP reductase FabG2 gives rise to the protein MKRSILVTGASKGIGRAIARRLAADGFLVVVHYHQDLAGGEATLAQIIEAGGEGRLICFDISDRPQCKEVLEQDIATHGAYYGVVNNAGITRDGAFPALTQEDWDGVIHTNLDSFYNVLHPCVMPMIGLRNGGRIIALSSVSGVVGNRGQVNYSAAKAGVIGACKALALELAKRKITVNCIAPGLIDTGMINMEPIALQEAMRMIPLKRMGEAEEVAGLASYLMSDIAGYVTRQVISINGGMV
- a CDS encoding beta-ketoacyl-ACP synthase encodes the protein MVATNRVVITGMSGVTAFGNNWVDISARIYAGQNAVQYMPQWEEYQGLNTHLGAPIDDFVVPAHYTRKRIRSMGRVSLLATRATELALEQAGLMGEDVLTNGDTGIAYGSSTGSTKPVSEFATMLTEKHTNNITGTTYVQMMPHTAAVNTGLFFGLRGRVIPTSSACTSGSQAIGYAYEAIRHGYQKVMVAGGAEELCPSEAAVFDTLFATSQLNDSPKLSPRPFDRQRDGLVIGEGAGTLILEELDHAKARGATIYGEIIGFYTNCDASHITQPQKETMQICIEKALLSAGLAAADIGYISAHGTATERGDIAESQATAAVFGNRTPISSLKSYFGHTLGACGALEAWMSLEMMRAGRFAPTINLTDPDPACGDLDYLMGEGRYIDTEFFQTNNFAFGGINTSLVIRRWP
- the yafC gene encoding DNA-binding transcriptional regulator YafC, whose protein sequence is MKAHSDELITFVTVVECGSFSRAAEQLDQANSVVSRTVKKLEGKLGVTLLNRTTRQISLTQEGEHYFRRVQNILREMATAENEILDNQLNPKGLLRIDASTPVVLHILAPLMAEFRQRYPLVTLSLVSSETFINLIERKVDIAIRVGTLQDSTLRARKLMTSYRHILASPAYLEQHGTPQTVADLQHHLCLGFNDLPVLNRWPLAGADGQLYEINSDLTSNNGETQRRLCLEGNGIACLSDFMIRRDLQRGDLVPLLVEHTLPVVMPINAVYYSDQAVSNRLRCFIDFINERLTQMFPAK
- a CDS encoding MFS transporter, producing the protein MPLALLALTISAFAIGTTEFVIVGLVPTIAEQLGVSVPSAGLLVSIYALGVAIGAPVLTALTGRIPRKMLLIGLMVLFTLGNLLAWQSPGYETLVIARLLTGLAHGVFFSIGSTIATSLVPKEKAASAIAIMFGGLTVALVTGVPLGTFIGQHFGWRETFLAVSLIGVIAIIASAILVPSNIPNKASASIKQQLQVLTHPRLLLIYAITALGYGGFFTMFTFLAPVMQELAGFSPAAVSWILLAYGVSVAMGNIWGGKLADRHGAVPALSFIFTVLAVLLFVFQFSSSHSIAALITLLVMGVFAFGNVPGLQAYVVQKAEEYTPHAVDVASGLNIAAFNVGIALGSIIGGQTVIRVGVAQTPWIGGVIVIGALLLVTLSGKLDKKHQRHVAVS
- a CDS encoding endonuclease/exonuclease/phosphatase family protein; translation: MPKRTYAMRYVAGQPVEQIFPGSAKQLGLGLPPGAPLPTSEFLRVMVWNIFKQQRAEWLSVLKEFGRDAQLMLLQEAQTTPELVRFATSHYQAADQVPAFALPQHPSGVMTLAATHPVYCCPLREREPLLRLSKSALITVYSIHDGRLLMVVNIHAVNFSLGVDVYSKQLEPIGEQIAMHRGPVILAGDFNAWSRQRVNALQRFAQTVGLAEVEFRADNRSRAFGRPLDFVFYRGLTLADASVLVTRASDHNPLLVEFQP
- the mltD gene encoding murein transglycosylase D, coding for MKTKAIFLASVLLVGCQTSRQDVQVPVQHAQSLSSAGQESEAGEYTNSAREGNARWLDSESGLAQQDLWNFISDELKMKVPENSRIREQKQKYLKNKSYLHDVTLRAEPYMYLIVEQIKKRKMPMELVLLPIVESAFDPHATSSANAAGLWQIVPSTGRNYGLKQNQWYDGRRDVVASTKAALDMMERLNDMFDGDWLLTVAAYNSGEGRVMQAVKANKAKGKPTNFWALSLPRETSIYVPKMLALGDLIKNSKKYGINLPEPDKDRALARVDVGQQIQLTQAAEMAGMSLTKLKSFNSGYKRNVTAPDGHGPRYIMLPKAHAEQLKDSLADTDIAAVQPTKLAQNSSKSASGSQYKVSSGDTLSTIAKRLNIKTSDLQSWNNLRAKSTLKVGQTLQLASNTKTSNSITYQVRKGDSFASIAKRHGVNTDDVMRWNSVVSKANSLQPGLKLTLFVNGKSTPDT
- the gloB gene encoding hydroxyacylglutathione hydrolase, with amino-acid sequence MNLISIPAFQDNYIWLLANPQKHCVIVDPGESAPVLAAVAQGQYIPQAILLTHHHNDHVGGVAELRRHFPDIPVYGPQETANKGATVIVNGGDHLTIGGQNYTIIAVPGHTLGHIAYYSEPYLFCGDTLFSAGCGRLFEGTPEQMYASIQRLALLPDETLICSAHEYTLANLKFARFILPADEDIARYQQQIMQLRAKNLPSLPVKLQFERKINVFLRCNDIDLQRKIGVISPPSSLASVFSELRAQKDRF
- a CDS encoding class I SAM-dependent methyltransferase encodes the protein MKPAQTHQQIDAPTSWAELPWGEYYRAALEQQLQPWWPKFFGFHLLKIGQLSAEIASDKCAISHQVNVGEQGTNMQVLASPYQLPFAEKSVDACLLSHSLAYATDPHRILREVDRVLIDDGWLVISNFNPISILGAGKLVPLLRQRQPYVSRMFTQMRLLDWLSLLNYEVMHMSCFHVLPWHKEGGRFISTHLHALGCVSLIVARKRTIPLTFNPMKFGARKPWFSRAVGATKSYRDQP
- the rnhA gene encoding ribonuclease HI, with protein sequence MTKQVEIFTDGSCLGNPGPGGYGAIMRYKQHEKTFSAGYRLTTNNRMELMAAIVALEALTSPCQVTLSTDSQYVRQGITQWIHNWKKRGWKTTDRKPVRNVDLWQRLDLAIQGHTVQWEWVKGHAGHPENERCDELARLAANSPTQDDIGYIPN